The DNA window ACCACTGCGATCCTTAAACCGTTGCTCTATAGCGGTACTGGTCAATTCCTTTGATTGTAATCGAATATAGGCTTATATTACTACAGCATATGAAGGCCCTGCCTATTCGGTGTCCTTTTTACTCCAGCGATTAGCGTCACGAGTTGAAAATTTGTGCATCACTTTATCATGCGCTTCAGCCAGGTCGATTCCCAGTGAATTTGCGAAACAAATAGTAATGAACAAAATATCACCCAGTTCAAGTTCAATGGAATTATCCGGTTCACTATCTTTCTTGGGCTTCTCACCATAAGTATGATTCACTTCACGTGCAAGCTCACCAACTTCTTCACTCATACGAGCTAACATGCTTAGCGGGCTAAAATAACCCTCTTTGAATTGGGAGATGTAATCATCGACTTCGCGTTGCAGTTCTGCAAGAGATTTTTCTTTCAATAATAGGGCCTCCCGTCAAGTTGTCAGGTTTTAAACCTATGTTATCGTAAAGACGTTTTGAAAACAAATCATTTTTTAATGTATTTAAAAAAAGGTATACTAAGGAAGAATGCACACAATATAAGAGATACTTCAACATTTTAAGCAGGTGAGGGATTAAATGAATACTAACAGGTTAACCAACTATATCAAACCAGTGCTGGCAATATTACTTGGTACCGCGATCTATGCTTTCGGGCTACTCTATTTCATTATACCCAATAAATTGATGGAAGGCGGGGTTACAGGGGTTACTATTTTACTAAATTATGCCTTTAATATCTCCCCCTCACTCTCGAACTTTGTTCTAAACGTCCCACTATTTCTTGTAGGGTGGAAAATTCTTGGTGGACGCCAGATCGTATATACTGGAGTTGGAATTTCATCACTTACATTTTTTCTGTGGTTGTTCGAAAGATTGATTGAAACCGGATGGATCGTTCCGTTTACAACTGAACGTGATTATATCCTCGTTTCTTTATATGCTGGGGTAACTTTAGGAGCTGGGCTTGGCATTGTGTTCCGTTTCGGTGGTACAACCGGTGGTTCTGATATCGTAGCACGAATATTAGGACGTAAGTATGGATGGAGTATGGGACAAATAATCCTCAGCATCGATATCATTATTATTGGACTATCACTTATATACATTAAGAAGGAAAACATCCTTTATACACTTGTTGCAGTATACATAGCCTCAAAAGTTATCGATTTTATTCAAGAAGGAGCCTATTCCGCCAAAGCCTTCACCATTATAAGCGACTACGCTCCTGAAATTGCGGATATTATTACGAAGGATATGGAACGTGGGGTTACTCTAATTCCAGCTATCGGCGCATACTCCAAACAAGCCAAACATATGGCATATTGTGTAGTATCCAGACAGGAGATAAGACGTCTAACCACAATCGCCAAATCAGTCGATCCTAGGGCATTCATCATTATCAGCGAGGTACATGATGTTCACGGTGAGGGATTTAAAGAAGAATAAATTTGGGTTTTTAGTACAATTTCCGCATCCAGGTAGGTGATCAACTATACTTGTACTTGAACTGAAGGTTCCACCGTTTCCTCTGCTAGCAACGGTCGGTCATACGTTATGGCCACCCGGAGTGGTACATGCCAAACGTCAATTTAACGTATTTGACATCATCATATGTATCAATGGCACACTCTATATGGAGGAGAACGGGATTCAATATGACATCGAAGAAGGCATGATGCTGGTACTTGAGCCTGGAAAGGAACATCGCGGCTACCGTCCGACCGATGCTGATACCGAGGTTTATTGGATTCATTTTCAATATCCCCCGACCTCGAAACCGATGCTCGTCGAGAAGAATAATTGGCAGCAACCTTTGCTGAACCGAACGGATCAGGATACCGAGGCACATCCGGGCATGGTGGACGTTCCCAAGTTCACTGCCATAGATTTGCGTATCATTAGACCGCTTCTAAAGGAAATGATAAAAGTACATAGCGTGCTTTCTGCGTACCGCTCCTACGAACTGCAAACTTTATTCGGCCGCTTTCTCATGGAACTGCAAAACGGCATGAGAAAGAGCAGCCCGCAAGCCCGCTCCCTTTTTCTCGGCGAGAAAGTAGCTTCCTATTTGGCAGACCACCTGGAGTTGCCCTTTGACTCCATACAAATGGAAAGCGACCTGCACTACCATTTCGATTATTTAGCGCGCTGTTTGAAGCAGTATTCAGGAATGAGTCCCCTGCAATATAGGCATCATCTTCAGATTGAACGTGCCAAACAACTATTGGTGCATTCGGAACTACCCCTGATCGAAATCGGTGAACAATGCGGATTTCGTGATAATAACTATTTTACGCGCCTGTTCAAACGCCAAACTTCATTTACGCCAGGAGAGTACCGAAAGCGATATCAGTTCATTGTTATGGATTAACAATAATACGATTCATGCAAAAAAAACGGCAGCCATGTATGGGCTGCCGATTTTGCATTTTATTCCTTCCTCAAGTCCGTGGACTAAATCACTTTCTAAACAACCAGTTTTCAGGAATAGCTTGAAGCTCTTTCGGCTGCCGAAATGTTTCTCCGATTTCCTTAAAGCGGTCCATAACATTTGTATCCAACAACCCATGTTGATTTGGGGCACCATTTAATAAGAATGTCACGTTGTGTTTGTTCGCATCAAGAACTTTGTCCAGTACCCAGTCAGTTGTTTTAAGCTCCATCGTCGTATCCGTCGCTCTCCAGAACCACGTTTCCGTCAGTATATTACAGCTCGCCCCTGGGCCTGCAAACGAGTCCTCTATTTCTTGCCCGGCAGCATTTTCATAAAAAACAATATCCGTATGATCCAGAGTGGATTCACAGCTAATATTCATCAATAAGCATTTCGGCTGCAATCTTTTAACTAAATCATTAATTTCGTCGAAAGGAAGGTCCTCATAATTAGGTCCACCCCAATGAGCGTTCCAGCCGTCAATAATCAGAAATGGAATGTCGCCATAACTTGTTAGCAATTCCTCGATTTGATTTTTTATAAACTGTTTATCATCTGGAGTGCATTTTTTCCGGCCGATTTGATGGTGCAGGTCCAGCATTGAGAAATAGAGACCCGCATCAATCCCTTCCTGCCTAAACGCATCAAGATATTCCTTGACAACATCCCTAGGACTGGTTGCATTTCGGATGCAGTGCTCTGTATACCGAGTAGGCCATAAGCTGAATCCCTCATGATGCTTTGCGGTCAGTGCAGCAAATTTCATTCCCGCGGATTTGGCAGCCTTCGCCCATTGCTTGCAATCCAGTTGGTCCGGATTCCAAGCCTTTGGATCGAATGGGAATCTGCGAGGTTCATCTTGATTCTCATGCCCATATTCCCAATCTTTCATCTCCGTTTCGGCAAACTGAAATGTAGCGCTATTAAAGTGAATAAACATTCCAAGTCTTTGATTCACGAACCATCGTTGTCTTTGTACCAAGTCTTGATTATCCATAAAATAACCTCCTCAAGTTATCTGGTAATAGTTCACCATCATATGATATCTACCACTCTAATGGATTATCATCCTTGATACATCTAACAAAATCGATATTATATCGTACAATTTCTACATTTATTCATATCATCTTCAAATGGCTGCCATGATAAAATAAAAAAAATGACATTCCAAACTAATAACTGTTTGATGTCATTTTTATTCTTATGTTGAGAAGTCGAATATCAACAGCGAAAGTAAATAGTTACAATCGATAATGATTATAGCGGTCTTCTTCTCTTTTAACTGAAGAAACGTTCTGGTTGGCACGATATTTACGGAATCCCGCGTATGATAAAGTCAGAACGATCCAGCCCCCGATTAGAGTGCTCCAGTACCAAGGATTATCATACCCTGTAATGGGTAAGAACACCGGCTCGTCCGCCCTGCGACCAAACAGCTCTTTCAACATACCCTCACCAAGATCAAGCGCGTGTTCTAGTGCTCCCATGTCTAATGTCTTATCATTACTCAGTCTTTCAACATAAGACAGCCATGATTCAAATTTTGTGATTTCTGCTGGATCACGAGCAATGATTGCTGCAGAACGAATTACCTCATAACGGTCCTTGAATTCCTGAAATGCCCCCCGTAGTATCGTAGGTTCTCCACCCGTACGTGCTTTCTCCATGCTCTGAAGATTATCTGCCATAACTTTGTAATACTGAAGCCATAAAGCCCCTTCACGATGATTCAGGCTATTCACAGCCAGTCTCAGCCTTGCTGACGTCCCAGTCCATTCATCTTGTGAAACTTCCACTCTAGCTAATGTCTCCCTAGTATCCATAATGCTCTCCGCTAGCGCATGAATCCCTTCCACAGACGTTAACCCTTTGAAAGACAGTCCCTCAAGAGCGTCGATGAGGATTTCCATCGCTTCTAGTGCACCCGGTGCGTTACCTTGTTGCATATTGTTATAAAGGCGTTCTGCCGCCGTCTCAAGTCTCTGTAGTTTCTCAGTCCGCTCTGACTCTGCGCTTCCCTTTGCAGCAGTTCCTACAGAGAATGCTTCAGCGTAAGATGGCACGGCTAAATAACTCCATAACAGGAATACCAGCACCGACAACAATCCGATCCTTTTCCTATAGCTCACGAACATCCCTCCTTACCATTCATGGTATGGCAGGCTGTCCACAGTTAGAACTCTAGTTCAGGTTCTTTTTGCATGTTTCAATGTAATCCATGCAACTATCACACTCGCAACGGTTAGCAGTACCGTGAAGACCATAACATTACCTACATGATCGTAAAGAGTTTGCGGCA is part of the Paenibacillus segetis genome and encodes:
- a CDS encoding nucleotide pyrophosphohydrolase codes for the protein MKEKSLAELQREVDDYISQFKEGYFSPLSMLARMSEEVGELAREVNHTYGEKPKKDSEPDNSIELELGDILFITICFANSLGIDLAEAHDKVMHKFSTRDANRWSKKDTE
- a CDS encoding helix-turn-helix transcriptional regulator; its protein translation is MVHAKRQFNVFDIIICINGTLYMEENGIQYDIEEGMMLVLEPGKEHRGYRPTDADTEVYWIHFQYPPTSKPMLVEKNNWQQPLLNRTDQDTEAHPGMVDVPKFTAIDLRIIRPLLKEMIKVHSVLSAYRSYELQTLFGRFLMELQNGMRKSSPQARSLFLGEKVASYLADHLELPFDSIQMESDLHYHFDYLARCLKQYSGMSPLQYRHHLQIERAKQLLVHSELPLIEIGEQCGFRDNNYFTRLFKRQTSFTPGEYRKRYQFIVMD
- a CDS encoding YitT family protein encodes the protein MNTNRLTNYIKPVLAILLGTAIYAFGLLYFIIPNKLMEGGVTGVTILLNYAFNISPSLSNFVLNVPLFLVGWKILGGRQIVYTGVGISSLTFFLWLFERLIETGWIVPFTTERDYILVSLYAGVTLGAGLGIVFRFGGTTGGSDIVARILGRKYGWSMGQIILSIDIIIIGLSLIYIKKENILYTLVAVYIASKVIDFIQEGAYSAKAFTIISDYAPEIADIITKDMERGVTLIPAIGAYSKQAKHMAYCVVSRQEIRRLTTIAKSVDPRAFIIISEVHDVHGEGFKEE
- a CDS encoding alpha-L-fucosidase produces the protein MDNQDLVQRQRWFVNQRLGMFIHFNSATFQFAETEMKDWEYGHENQDEPRRFPFDPKAWNPDQLDCKQWAKAAKSAGMKFAALTAKHHEGFSLWPTRYTEHCIRNATSPRDVVKEYLDAFRQEGIDAGLYFSMLDLHHQIGRKKCTPDDKQFIKNQIEELLTSYGDIPFLIIDGWNAHWGGPNYEDLPFDEINDLVKRLQPKCLLMNISCESTLDHTDIVFYENAAGQEIEDSFAGPGASCNILTETWFWRATDTTMELKTTDWVLDKVLDANKHNVTFLLNGAPNQHGLLDTNVMDRFKEIGETFRQPKELQAIPENWLFRK
- a CDS encoding sporulation protein YpjB, which codes for MSYRKRIGLLSVLVFLLWSYLAVPSYAEAFSVGTAAKGSAESERTEKLQRLETAAERLYNNMQQGNAPGALEAMEILIDALEGLSFKGLTSVEGIHALAESIMDTRETLARVEVSQDEWTGTSARLRLAVNSLNHREGALWLQYYKVMADNLQSMEKARTGGEPTILRGAFQEFKDRYEVIRSAAIIARDPAEITKFESWLSYVERLSNDKTLDMGALEHALDLGEGMLKELFGRRADEPVFLPITGYDNPWYWSTLIGGWIVLTLSYAGFRKYRANQNVSSVKREEDRYNHYRL